A window of Onychostoma macrolepis isolate SWU-2019 chromosome 01, ASM1243209v1, whole genome shotgun sequence contains these coding sequences:
- the LOC131543763 gene encoding uncharacterized protein LOC131543763: protein MTEKLFWGNYEINYKMFLFLLMFTYVLIFTSFCKRVWCLALEPHCDFRVLYSDDRQEDKNGHSYVKLDGDIVKSGFIPSSTLWSSVTPASLQSSVTLAPPTMLVAAAVPRSLEPAMTLSSIGPPSVPSGPPALSPLVGPQMSAATPSTSWLLAPSTPPCVVSTGMFWVCAMCQASKPPGHHRHPPITIPSPHPAIIPAAISSSTSKTPSI from the exons ATGACAGAAAAActgttttgggggaactatgaaattaattataaaatgttcttatttttacttatgtttacttatgttcttatttttaccagcttctgcaagCGTGTATGGTGTCTGGCTTtggaacctcactgtgacttcag AGTGCTGTACAGTGACGACAGACAAGAGGATAAGAATGGACACTCATATGTCAAGCTTGATGGGGATATTGTCAAAAG TGGGTTTATCCCATCGAGTACACTGTGGTCCTCGGTCACACCGGCATCACTCCAGTCCTCGGTTACTCTGGCTCCACCAACGATGCTCGTCGCTgcggctgtgcccaggtctctGGAACCTGCGATGACGCTTAGCTCCATTGGCCCTCCGTCTGTGCCTTCGggtccaccagctctgtctccattggtcggcccccagatgtcggcagccacaccatctacatcttggctccttgctccctcgactccgccgtgtgttgtcagcactgggatgttctgggtctgtgccatgtgccaagcatctaagccgccagggcatcatcgtcatcctcccatcaccatcccttcgccacatcctgccatcatcccCGCAgccatctcctcgtccacctccaaaaccccctccATCTAA